A stretch of the Zerene cesonia ecotype Mississippi chromosome 4, Zerene_cesonia_1.1, whole genome shotgun sequence genome encodes the following:
- the LOC119839680 gene encoding 60S ribosomal protein L36: MAPRFEIAVGLRKGHKTTKISAGKKGITDKAIRIRPARLKGLQTKHSKFVRDLVREVVGHAPYEKRVMELLKVSKDKRALKFLKRRLGTHIRAKRKREELSNVLVQMRKAAAHAHHAH; this comes from the exons ATGGCTCCGAGGTTCGAGATCGCGGTAGGTCTTCGTAAAGGCCACAAAACAACAAAGATTTCCGCAGGGAAAAAGGGTATCACAGACAAAGCAATCAGAATCAGACCCGCCAGGCTTAAGGGC CTTCAAACCAAGCACTCCAAATTTGTGAGGGATTTGGTACGCGAAGTAGTCGGCCATGCTCCTTATGAAAAGAGAGTAATGGAGTTGCTCAAG GTGTCAAAAGACAAGCGTGCTCTGAAATTCTTGAAGAGACGTCTCGGCACACACATCCGCGCCAAGAGGAAGCGTGAAGAGCTCAGCAACGTGCTGGTACAAATGAGGAAGGCGGCCGCACACGCCCACCAcgcgcattaa